A single window of Gossypium hirsutum isolate 1008001.06 chromosome A10, Gossypium_hirsutum_v2.1, whole genome shotgun sequence DNA harbors:
- the LOC107937494 gene encoding p21-activated protein kinase-interacting protein 1-like, producing MSLIAGSYERFIWGFKLKPLTHDPPSQSLTLTQIFSYPSHIAPITTVAAAGPAAASGSSDDTIHIYDLSSAASLGPLHHFSSSITSLSFYCPPNLSFPRNLLSAAADGTISIFDTEPFVLLKSFRSHKKCINDLAVHPSGKLALSVSRDGCLAMSNLMRGKRSFCCRLGKEATIVKFDASGDRFFMASEEKIGVHLAEDARLLFELDNQKRVLCAAPGEGGILFTGGESRSITAWDTNSGKVAYCIEDAHSTRLKGIVVLTKDGGSDDEPYLVASASSDGFIRVWDVRMAVKEKPNPLAEAITKSRLTCLAGSSLKTSKRPRIGKSTPKEEDVAEEV from the exons ATGTCCCTAATAGCAGGTTCCTACGAACGTTTCATTTGGGGCTTCAAACTGAAACCCCTAACTCATGACCCCCCTTCTCAATCTCTCACTCTTACCCAAATCTTCTCTTACCCATCCCACATCGCCCCCATAACCACCGTAGCCGCCGCTGGTCCAGCCGCTGCTTCCGGCTCTTCAGATGACACCATCCACATCTACGACCTCTCATCCGCCGCTTCCCTCGGTCCTCTTCACCACTTCTCCTCCTCCATCACTTCCCTCTCTTTCTACTGCCCTCCAAACCTCTCCTTCCCTCGTAATCTCCTCTCCGCCGCTGCTGATGGCACCATATCCATCTTTGACACGGAACCCTTTGTTCTTCTCAAGTCCTTTAGGTCCCATAAAAAGTGTATCAATGATTTGGCTGTTCATCCTTCTGGGAAGCTTGCTTTGAGTGTTTCTCGTGATGGGTGTTTGGCTATGTCGAATTTGATGAGAGGAAAAAGGAGCTTTTGTTGTAGGCTGGGAAAAGAAGCGACGATTGTTAAATTTGATGCGAGTGGAGACAGGTTTTTTATGGCTTCCGAGGAGAAAATTGGTGTTCATTTAGCGGAAGATGCTAGGTTATTGTTTGAGTTGGATAATCAAAAACGAGTTCTTTGTGCTGCTCCTGGAGAG GGTGGAATTTTATTTACTGGTGGTGAGAGCCGTAGTATTACAGCATGGGACACAAACAGTGGTAAGGTTGCTTATTGCATCGAGGATGCACATTCTACCCGTCTAAAAGGTATTGTTGTGCTTACCAAAGATGGTGGTAGTGATGATGAACCATATTTAGTGGCATCTGCATCATCTGATGGGTTTATTCGTGTTTGGGATGTTCGGATGGCTGTCAAGGAGAAGCCAAATCCATTGGCCGAGGCTATTACGAAGTCCAGGCTGACTTGTCTTGCTGGATCATCTCTCAAAA CTTCTAAACGACCTCGAATTGGGAAGAGTACTCCTAAAGAAGAGGATGTGGCAGAAGAAGTATAA
- the LOC121208520 gene encoding uncharacterized protein encodes MSQEQNQPSPAAAQPDRRPPFDPSRMIGIIKRKALIKELAAVYHGECLAYCQELLELQKKWNELAFWNCLEIVLKHVLRSAPFIDDKSPDDSRKKMKPPKRLKKSR; translated from the exons ATGAGCCAAGAACAGAACCAACCTTCTCCTGCTGCTGCTCAGCCAGATCGGCGTCCTCCATTCGATCCCAGTCGAA TGATTGGCATTATTAAGAGGAAGGCATTAATAAAAGAATTAGCTGCTGTATACCATGGTGAATGCCTTGCATACTGTCAAGAACTTCTTGAGCTTCAGAAAAAGTGGAATGAG TTGGCCTTCTGGAACTGTCTGGAAATTGTACTTAAACATGTTCTTAGAAGTGCT CCCTTTATTGATGATAAAAGCCCTGATGATTCGAGGAAGAAAATGAAGCCTCCAAAACGGCTAAAGAAGTCTCGCTAA
- the LOC107937509 gene encoding glutaredoxin-C9, with the protein MNLEYPYEIVKQLASSNAVVLFSTSGSDCMCTVAKRLLLGLGVAPITIELDHHVAGPDIQAVLSRLAVDGSRQPIPAVFVGGKFLGGIETLIASHINGTLIPLLKDAGALWL; encoded by the coding sequence ATGAACCTTGAGTATCCATACGAGATAGTGAAGCAGCTAGCTTCAAGCAACGCAGTTGTCCTTTTCAGTACGAGTGGCAGCGATTGCATGTGCACCGTGGCTAAACGACTCCTCTTAGGCCTTGGCGTTGCCCCCATTACCATCGAGCTTGACCACCATGTTGCAGGTCCCGACATTCAAGCTGTCCTCTCTCGGCTCGCCGTAGATGGCAGTCGACAGCCTATCCCTGCCGTGTTTGTTGGTGGTAAGTTCCTTGGTGGCATTGAAACCCTCATCGCTTCCCACATCAATGGCACGTTGATCCCTCTCCTCAAAGATGCTGGTGCACTTTGGCTCTAA